From Algoriphagus sp. NG3, the proteins below share one genomic window:
- a CDS encoding gluconate 5-dehydrogenase yields MKPNFELRGKIALVTGATHGLGMAMAKALAHQGATLVINGHTPAKMDAAIEKYASEDIIAHPYLFDVSDVQAVDTAINKIEEEIGTIDILVNNAGMIQRTPALEMDPEDFRKVVDIDLVSPFIVSQRVAKTMVKKGSGKIINICSMMSELGRNTVSAYAAAKGGLKMLTRNLATEWAKYNIQVNGIGPGYFATEQTAPIRVDGHPFNDFIVNRTPAGRWGDPDDLGGAVVFLSSAASDFINGQILYVDGGILATIGKPAGE; encoded by the coding sequence ATGAAACCAAACTTTGAACTAAGAGGTAAAATCGCTCTTGTGACAGGCGCCACACATGGCCTGGGGATGGCTATGGCCAAAGCTCTCGCGCATCAAGGTGCCACGTTGGTAATCAATGGGCATACTCCTGCCAAAATGGACGCTGCAATTGAAAAATATGCTTCTGAAGATATTATAGCCCATCCTTATTTATTCGATGTAAGCGATGTCCAAGCTGTGGATACCGCCATCAACAAAATAGAAGAGGAAATAGGGACAATCGATATATTGGTAAATAATGCAGGAATGATCCAACGCACCCCTGCATTGGAAATGGATCCTGAAGACTTTCGTAAAGTTGTGGACATTGACTTGGTGTCCCCATTTATAGTGTCCCAGAGAGTCGCTAAAACTATGGTGAAAAAAGGAAGCGGCAAAATCATCAACATCTGCTCCATGATGAGTGAGCTTGGTAGAAACACTGTAAGTGCTTATGCTGCTGCCAAAGGTGGCCTCAAAATGCTGACAAGAAATCTCGCTACAGAATGGGCAAAATATAATATACAGGTGAATGGTATAGGCCCTGGCTATTTTGCCACTGAGCAAACCGCCCCTATCCGGGTAGACGGACATCCCTTCAATGATTTTATTGTCAATCGGACACCTGCAGGTCGATGGGGGGATCCTGATGACCTAGGCGGAGCAGTAGTTTTTCTATCCAGCGCAGCAAGTGATTTCATCAATGGCCAAATTCTATACGTTGATGGGGGAATCCTGGCAACCATAGGCAAACCAGCAGGTGAATAG